Part of the Kangiella geojedonensis genome is shown below.
GTATTAGCGAAGTCGACTTTGCTAAGCGCTTGATGGATTATGGTTTCCACGCGCCGACTATGAGTTTCCCAGTAGCGGGAACCTTCATGATTGAGCCGACGGAAAGTGAATCTAAGTACGAGTTGGATCGCTTTGTCGATGCAATGATCCGCATCCGTCAGGAAGTGGAAAAGGTGGCAAGTGGTGAGTGGGATAAAGATAATAACCCACTGGTCAATGCTCCTCACACACAGGCCGACTTGCGTGACTGGGATAAACCTTACTCAATTTCAGAAGCGGTTTATCCATCAGAAGCAACCATTCTCAGCAAGTTCTGGCCAACAACAAATCGTATTGATGATGTTTTTGGCGACAGAAATCTGATGTGTAGTTGCCCAGCCACAGAAACTTACGCGGAATAAAGTTTTTTCGAACTGAGTACTTGACTTGAAAAGCCAGCGTTAGCTGGCTTTTTTTATAGGGCTGAGGTATAAATGGATCTTTTGGCTTGAAACGCATGTATTACGGGGAACTTAGGGAACTAGTATGTCTAAAAAGAAATTTGAAGAATTCGTTATTAAACTGTCAGAAGACCCAAAATTAAACCAATCCTATATTGAAAACCCAGAAGCAGTAATGAAGGATTTTGGTTTAGAAGATAATGAAATTAAAGCTGTGATGACCGGGGAAACAAAAGAAATAGAAAAGTTAACGGGCACTAAAGCAGTTTGTATTAATATCGTTATGCTAATGAAAGATGACAAATAAAAAAAAAGGCTCATATATTGCGGTTAGTACCGGGATATTACTTGCAGGCCACATCTCGGTTCGAGCAAAAAAGGTTATCGAGGAGGCTGATGTAGTGTTATCTCTGATGCCTCACCCTTTAGCTGAAAACTGGTTGGATAGTATTAGCAGGGAGCATATTAGTCTGCAGTCCTATTATTCGGAAGGAAAGCATAGAAAGCAATCTTACAGCGAGATGTGCGAACGAATACTGGAGGAAGTCCGTAAAGGTAAGCGTGTTTGCGGAGCATTTTATGGTCATGCTGGTGTTTTTGCTTGTGTCCCCCATGACTCTATCAGACTGGCTCAAGAAGAAGGTTACTCGGCCTATATGGAGCCGGGAATTTCTGCTGAAGCTTGCCTCTATTCAGATTTAGGTATCGACCCAGGAAGTTATGGGGTTCAAAGTTATGAAGCTTCTCAGTTTCTGTTTTACAGCCACCAACCAAATGTAGTGAGTTACCTTTTATTATGGCAGGTAGCACTGGCTGGAGAATTAACGGCAAAAACATTTAAAACTAACGAACAAAATGTAAAAGCTTTGGTGGATTACCTCCTACATTGGTACCCACCAGAACATGAACTTATACTCTATGAAGCAGCGTTTTTGCCACTAGAATCGATTAGAAAAGAAAGGGTAAAGCTGGTGGATTTGCCAAGCATAGTCTTAAACCTGCATACGACATTAGTTGTGCCTCCAGCTAGAAAAATGAATATTAACAATGAGTTAGTAGAGAGGTTGAGAGTAGACTGAAAACCTTAAATCGAAAAATAAATACAGGTTTGTAAAAGTATAGTTTTAGAAGGATAATTAAACCATGATAGAACGCCAGGGATTCTCAATGCTTAAGCTAGTATTAATACTGATGATGTTACTCTGTGTAACTACGGTGAAAGCAGTGGAAAATAGAAATTACACAGCGGAATTAGTGGAGATAGAAAAAACACTTCTGAATGACTTACCGGCATCGCGTGAGCGCTTGGAGCTAATCGGGCAACACAAAGACAATTTTTCAGTTAAAGAAAAGCAGCATCATCAATTGCTGAATGCCCACCTGCTTTTCATGATGAATGATGTTGATAACGCTCAGGTTTCTTTAGAGGATCTTGCGAGTAATACATTAAGCCCAGATTATGATGCAAGAAAGCAAATGCTGTTATCAGCAATTTATCATCATAGAGGTGAAAGCGTAAAAGCTTTTATGGCTGTTGACCGTTCATTAAATTTAATCGAGAAGTTAAATAGTAATCGTTATAAATCAAAGATCTTAATAGGTGCGGTGGGTATATATAAGGATGCCGACTTGATAGAGTTCGCTTTAGAGTATGGGCGCAGAGCGATAAACCTTGCCAATGAGAGTAAAGATGCGGAAACCATGTGCCTAGCTTCGTATGAAATGGGCACTATTGAGTTATTGACTAAAAATTACAAGATGGCAGAAAATCGGCTCCTAACCGCAAAAGGCTATTGTGACAAAGAAAAAATTGTCATTGCTTCTTACGCAATTGAGTACAGCCTAATGCAGCTAAACATCGAAACAGGTAAGGTTGATAGTGCTGAAACAATAGCAAAAGATTTACACTCTAAAGTGGAAATCTATGGTTGGGATGTCTTAAGGTCTGCGACTAAAACACTGTATGGACGATTGCTCCTTAACAAAGGTGAGTTGGAATTAGCTAAAAACTTTGGTGAAGCGGGCTATCAAATTGCAAAAAAAGTGAAAGATAAAAAAAGGATTGAAAAAGCTGCCGCACTGTTGGCTGAAGTCTATACTGAGCTAAAGGATAATGATAAAGCTGTTAACTATTACAAAGAGTATATGGAGTTGAATGTTCAGAATAAAGTACGGATCAGGCAAAGAAAACTAGCATTTGATATTGCACGCAGAAAACAATTTGATGAGTAGGTGGTGATGATTTAGTTGAAATAGGAGGGAAGGCATAAGGAGGCTTGTACAGAGTTAGCGGGAAGTAAGTGACTTAAACTGTAGTGTTTCAACGAAATGGGTATTACTCAACCATCTCATACATCGATCAAAGCGGTGCCACTGTCGTAGTTATACGTAAAGAATTTATACACCCTACATTAATCACAGTAACAAGATAAAGACAAGCGGTCATAAGATAATACAAAGAATGTTGACTTGTTTGCCATCATAAAGGAAGTACTAGCAGTATAGAAAACTAAAGTTTATCAGGAGCGATATATGAAACCAAAAAACATGGTATGTGCTTTTGTATTGATCATTAGTACTATGGTGGTTAATGCCGAAAGAGGCGATTATTTTGATGCTCTGGTGACACTTGAAAGAAACATGCTGAACGGAAACAGTTATGTAAAAAAGCGACTACAGGAAATGTCGCAGCATCAAAAGAAATTCACGCGCTTAGAAAAGGATTTTTACCAACTTCTTCAGGCTCATCATGATTACTTATCTTCTAACTTAGAAGCCTGTAAAGAACGATTAAAACCTTTAATAAAGAAAACCAACAGTATTGATATTAAAGCGAAAGCAAATATTTTATTAGCAACCGCTGATCATGTTCTAGGGAATCATGTTGAAAGTTTTATAGCTTTAGATAAAGCCGTTAAAGCTGTTCCTAACCTAACAAGACAAAGGTACAAGGCCAGTATTTTACAAACGGCTGTTGGGATATATCAGCAAGCTGAATTATTTGAGTTTGCACTAGAGTTAGCTCGAAACTTGCAAGTTGAAGCTACAAAGTTAAAGCATGGTGAATACCTCTGTATTGCCAATTATGAATTAGGGGTGATAGAGCAGAGAACCAATCAAATCAAGATGGCTAAGCAACGCTTAATGCTGGCAGTCGAGCATTGTAAAAATAATAACAGTAAGATTTTTGAGTATGTTTCAACTATAGCGCTTAATGAGATCAAAACTAACTCAGGTGAGTACGAGGCAAGCAACCAAGAATTAAAGAAAATCTTAGAACCAGTAAATGCAATTGGCTGGAAAAATTTAATGACACAGTTGAATATAGCTATTGCGAAAAACTACGTGGGGATGGAGGATTATCATCAAGCAGAAAAATATGCACGTGTTGCATACAACCGAGCAACCGAGGGAAAGGATAGGAGAAGATTGCAAATTGCAACAGAAGTTTTAGCCCACATATACTCTAGCAATGGTAATAAGGAAAAGGCTATTGAGTACTACAAAAAGTTTGCGGAACTCAACTCTGAAAATAAAATAAAAGTTAGGGAAAGGAAAATAGCTTTTGATATAGCGAGACGGGTAAGTCAATAAGGAGAATATGGTTAACGCTATTTGGCTAATTGAACTGTTTTTGTAGGCACTGCTTAGTAAATTGAGGGCGTAAATAAAAGCCCCTGGGTAGGGTTCTGATGACTGTACCTTCAGGCCCAATAGCATCGGTTAAAGCCTTTGAGTTAGCCGCTTTCGGTCGTACTTGGAGAATATCTCCGAATCTTGCATCAACTTGCTCAATGTTGCCCATCGACACTTGATCGAGAACATCTTCAAAATCTTGCTTCAAAGTTTGCTCTTCTTCAACTGTTGGGTTCCATAGAAAGGGCATACCGATTTGACGATCTTCAATGGTAATGTCTCGACTTGCGACTATCGGAATCCATAATACATGCATGAGTTTATGGCGTACTACTGAGTTCTCCCAGCGTAAACCATGAATGTTAATTAAAGGAAGAACACTAACGTAGGTAGATTCAAGAGGGCGCCCCAGCTCATCGATTGGCAATGTTTTTAGTTCAACACCAATTTCTGGAAAGTCTGGCTGTGCTAATGAACCCGATGTGGCGCCTAAAATCATTTCGAGAAACTGCCCCACCCACCCCTTTTTGTGAAGGAGCTGTTGAGGGATTTGCTCCTTATAGCGCTCGCACAACTCGCCTAAAGTAAAGCCAGCAAAGCTCTGAGCGTAATCTAGTAAAGCGTTTGGGTCGTCGTATCGCATAATTTGTTATTGTCGAAAGCATCGGTATGTGGAACAATGATATCAAAGTTTTATGATTTGGATGAATAGATGATCGACGCAGACGGCTTTAGGGCCAACGTCGGCATCATCATTTGTAACAACCAAGGCCAGTTACTCTGGACGCGCCGTTTTGGACAAACATCGTGGCAGTTCCCGCAAGGGGGCGTGCACCCGGGCGAAAGTGCAGAGCAGACCATGTACCGAGAACTATACGAAGAAGTGGGCCTTGAAAAAGATGATGTCCGTATTCTAGGGAGTACGCAGCATTGGTACAAGTACCGATTGCCGCAACGACTGATTCGCCAGAACTCCCAACCACTGTGTGTTGGCCAAAAACAAAAGTGGTTTTTGTTACAGCTGGTGAGTGACGAAAGTAAGATTGACTTCGCAGCGACTGACCATCCTGAATTTGATGGTTTTATTTGGGTAAATTATTGGTACCCAGTAAGGAACGTCGTTAATTTTAAGCGTGATGTATATCGTTCAGCGCTTTCAGAGTTGATGGGGCCTATGTTTCGTTTCCAGATGCAGGGCAAGACTAGCCATCGCCCTGAAAAGAAGCATAAGAAGAACGGTGGTTCTCGCCATAATAAGCAAGAGCAAGCTTCTGGCGGACATGACTCTGGTGGCAATCAACAGCGTCAAGGGAATCGTCGTCGAAGACCACGACATCCTTATAGAGCTAACAACTCAAATAAAGAATCAGAGAGCAGCTAAACAGCTGCTCTTTTTTTAGAACAAAAATTAAAAGCTAGAGCTTTTCTGGTAAGCCAACAGCATATTGTTCGCAGGCATTTCATGGCGTTCAACCAGCTGAAACCCGTTGTGGCGGGCGGCTCGATTCATATCATCATAATCCCGAATACCGCTCTCAGGATCTTTCTCTTTTAGGAAGGCATCAAACGCTTGGTTGGATTCAGAAGTATAGTGTCCATTGACATTGAAGGGGCCGTATATCAAGAGATTACCACCTGGTTTGATAACGCGGCTAGCACCATCGAATAAGTCTTTGACTCGATCCCATGACATGATGTGGCACGTATTGGCGGTAAAAATAGCATCAACTTGATTAACCGGCCATACGCGCTGCCCCACATTCAAAGTGCGTGGTTTGCGAATATTAGGAAGTTCGCTCGCTTCGAGCCAAGCTATTATGGAACCATGGTTTTCTGGAAGATCGCTGGTGTGCCACGTTAAATGTGGCATGGCGCCAGCAAACCAAACGGCGTGTTGGCCGGTTCCAGAGCCCACTTCTAGTACCTCATTGCTGTGTGTGAGGTATTGCTTGATGACATCTAATATGGGGCCTTGATTGCGTTCACAGGCTTCGCTAAATCTGCGCATAGAGTGTAGTAATTCATCAAATAGATAATTTCATCATATCGCAAGCGCGACGAGCGATAAAGCACTGGATAGACGTATAAGAAAGACCTTCAATGCGGAGGGATTTATGCCATAATCAAACATCAACTATCCAGACATTATAAAGCTTAGACATATTTTGGACGCGCAGATTCTATGGCTTCTGGCCTTTGTAGCATTGGGGTTATTCAATGGTGTTTTAGCTGGCCTGCTAGGGATCGGTGGTGGCATGGTGATTGTGCCTGCGATGATTTGGCTATCGCCCCAGCTAGGCGTGCCCCCTGAGCACGTGATGCATGTGGCTTTAGGAACTTCGATGGCGACGATATGCTTCATAGCCCTATCTTCTGCTCGATCACATTACAAAAGAGGTTCGGTCAGCCTTCCTTTACTGAAAATATTAATACCGGGTATTGCCATCGGGGGCTTGCTTGGGGCTGTAATTGCAAAATACATGAATACGGAATGGTTAGCGTGGTTATTCAGTATCTTTGCTATCTTGGTTGGTATAAAACTTTTGTCGGGGGTAAATCCCGAGGCCAAAGGCAGCAAAACAGGTGGTAGACAAAGGTTGCCTGCGGGTATAACCATGGGGGCTATATCGTCGTTGGTAGGAATTGGTGGCGGTAGTGTCGTGGTGCCTTATTTGCTGTATCATAAGGAAAAATTAGTGGTCGCGATTGGCACTGCAGCGGCTTGTGGATTGCCCTTGGCGATAATGGCAGCGATTGGTTATATTGTCACGGGCTGGGGTACTGAAGCACTACCCGCGAATCATGTAGGTTATGTGTTCTGGCCAGCAATGGTGGCAATTGCGTTAGGTTCCATGCTGACAGCACCAGTTGGTGCTTATTTGACCCATAAATTACCCACAAAAGTCATTAAACGTATATTCGCGGTGCTGTTGATTATCGTTGCCGTGAAAATTATTGTCGATCATATATAACGTATTGAAAATAAAATAATTAGTTCTAAAAATAGAGAGTAAAAGAGAGTTATGGATTTCCCTAAAATAGATCCCGTAATGTTCGAAATAGGCCCCATTGCATTGCATTGGTATGGCTTTATGTATTTGCTTGGCTTCCTAGCGGCGTGGGGCTTAGGCACCTATCGCGCAAAGCAGCCAAATTCAGGTTGGACCGCGGAGCAAGTATCAGACTTCCTGTTTTTTGGCTTTATCGGTGTCATTTTAGGGGGGCGTATAGGGTATGTATTATTTTACGGTCTTGAGTTCTGGGCAAAAGATGCGCTCTATATCTTTAAAATTTGGGAAGGCGGTATGTCTTTCCATGGTGGATTGTTAGGTGTCATTGCGGCAGGCTGGTATTTCGCTCGGAAAAATAAGAAGCCGTTCTTTGATGTCGCAGACTTTATGGTGCCTTTGGTACCTTTAGGATTGATGTTTGGCCGCATTGGCAACTTTATTAATGGAGAGTTATGGGGGCGAGAAGCAAGCGCTGACTTTTTCTTAGCCATCCGTTTCCCACAAGACCCTGCAGGTTTGTTACGTCACCCGTCGCAGCTTTACCAAGCGATTTTTGAAGGGCTTATACTGTTCCTCATCGTATGGTTTTACTCTGCAAAACCAAGACCACGAAAGGCCGTATTCTCAGTGTTCCTAATTGGCTATGGCGTCTTTAGGTTTGGCGTTGAGTTCTTCCGCGAGCCAGACGCTCACTTAGGTAAGGTGATATCATGGTTAACCATGGGGCAGGTTCTATGTATTCCAATGATTGCGATTGGTGTGTATTTACTGATGAAAGCGTACCAAGAGCCTAAAGTGCAACCGAATAAATAACGAAGTTACTGATATGAAACAATATTTAGACATGATGCGCCATGTTCTAGACAATGGCGAAGATAAAGGTGATAGAACCGGTACAGGTACCCGAAGCGTTTTTGGCTATCAAATGCGCTTTGATTTACAAGAAGGTTTTCCGCTAGTAACCACCAAGAAGCTACATTTACGCTCAATCATTTATGAATTGTTATGGTTTTTAAATGGCGATACTAACATCAAATATTTAAAAGATAATGGCGTTAAGATTTGGGACGAGTGGGCGGATGAGAATGGTGATCTAGGCCCTGTTTATGGTGAGCAATGGCGTTCGTGGAAGAAACCTGACGGGACTACTATTGACCAAATCACGAATGTTCTAGAGCAAATCAAAAATAATCCAAACAGTCGCCGCTTAATGGTGGTGGCTTATAACCCTGGCGTGGCTGATGAAATGGCGTTACCGCCATGTCACTCTTTATTCCAGTTCTATGTTGCCAATGGCAAGTTATCGTGCCAGTTATATCAACGCAGTGCGGATATTTTCCTCGGTGTACCTTTTAACATTGCGTCGTATGCATTGTTAACGCACATGATGGCGGAGCAGGCAGGTTTAGACGTTGGCGAGTTTATTTGGACTGGCGGTGATACGCATTTGTACAGCAATCACTTTGAGCAAGCCAAAGAGCAGCTATCGCGTGATCCCTTGCCTTTGCCTAAGTTGAATATCAAGCGTAAGCCTGATTCATTGTTTGATTACGACTTTGAGGACTTTGAAATCGTGGGTTACGAAAGCCATCCGCACATTAAAGCACCTGTGGCGGTGTAATATGGCGACGTCTTTTAATGAAGAGAATAAGCCTATTATTAGTTTGATTGTTGCCATGGCCAATGATCGGGTTATCGGCAAAGACAATCAAATGCCATGGCACTTACCTGCCGACTTAAAGCACTTCAAAGCGGTAACCCTAGGCAAGCCAGTCATCATGGGACGCAAAACCCATGAATCAATTGGTATGGTGTTACCTGGCCGAAAAAATATCATTATAAGCCGTAATCCAGACTACCGTTCAGACTTCCATAATGAACATTGCGAGGTAGTGACTAGCCTTAAAGCAGCACTAGAGCTTGCGCACGATCAAGACGAAATCATGATCATTGGTGGCGCCAATATTTATGGTCAAATGATCGATCAAGCCGATAAGCTTTACCTGACCTTTATTGACCTTGATACCGACGGCGATGCACGCTTCCCCGACTGGACGCATCATGAGTGGAAAGAGGTCTCACGCGAAAAGCATCAGCCTGATGAGAAAAACAAATATCATTATCAGTTTGTCGAATTATGTCGATTGGGTAAGTCGGAAGGATTAATGCTCCTCTAATCCCGTGATTATGTTGAATCACGGGAAACGACTCATAGTTGCTAACTCATTAGCCAAAACACAAGCCCTACCAGAATCATTATCAGCTTAAAGCTGACTCAATGACGATATTTCATAATTTCTCTCAAAAGGAGTTTTTCTGCTAGTATAGATAGAAGTAGATTTTACTACCCTAGGAAACAAGGAGAGTTTTATGAAAATTTTAAAATTGATAGTAACGTTAATCGCGATTTTTGCAGGGGTAGAGGTAATAGCTGCGCCTCTTCCTTGTAAAGCATTTAATGGGCAACCTGTACCGTATTATGCAAACCCAAATCTGAGCAATGTGGGGGTTGCTCATATGACACGAAATGGACAGCGCATTATCCAGATTAATCCTAATGTTGTGGGGCCACTACCAGAGTACGTTCGGCAGTTTTGGTATGCTCATGAGTGTGCGCATCATGCATTACATCCGGCACAGAATTCTGAGGTCGCGGCTGATTGTTACGCAATTAAAAACTTAAGGAATATCGGAGTTATAAGGTTTAGAAACCAGGTAAGTGGTTTATTAAATTATATTTCTACCTTGCCTGGTAGCGTACAAACAGGGCATTTGCCTGGACCCGCTCGGGCTAACAATCTTTATGCTTGCTTTAGTGCTCCTTGATAACTTCTAAGGCGAGGTTAGTAATCACTATTGTTGCTGCAATACATAGGGCAAGCTTCACCTTTTTGTTAACTTCATTAAAATAGTAGGGGTGGCGTTATAAATATGAATTACTGGAGCTGATAGTGAGTATTTGGTTTAAAGAACCTGATTTAGACGAGGTAAACAGTTGGAGTGAAGGAACGCTTCTAGAACATATTGGGATAGAAATAACAAACATTGGTGACGACTATCTTGAAGGCACCATGCCTGCGGATCATCGAACTTTCCAGCCTTACAAGTTAGTTCACGGTGGCGCGAATATTGTGCTGGCGGAGACGCTAGGTTCAATTGGTGGCATGCTGACAATTGATCCAGACAAATACATTTGTGTCGGTCAGGAAGTGAATGGTAACCATCTTCGGGGGGTACGCTCAGGTGTTGTTCGAGGCCGAGCACAGCAAGTTCATGGAGGCAGTAAATCACAAGTTTGGGAAATTAAACTGTATGACTCAAATGATAAACTTAGCTGTATATCTCGCCTGACATTGGCTGTGGTTGAAAAGCGGTAAAAAAAGCCATTAAATTTTACCAGTTTGACTTACCTTAATGGCATGCACTAAATATCGCAAGGGGCCACCTGCTTCAAGGGTATTAAACGGATAGCAGGTAATTAAAGTGATTTGATTATCACCACGATCGTAGAGAATATCTTTTTCAATGTGGTGTACCTCGAAGGCCGTAATTTCGTAATGAATCTTCTCACCTTTTTTATTGGTCAATGTGAGGAGATCGCCAACCTTTAAGTATTGCAAAAACTCGAAGTGAGTATCGCGATGACCTCCTAGGACAACATGTCCATTTTCCGTCAGCTTGGCGCTTGAAAGGACGTGGCCTGGTCCAAAAGCCAAGTTACGTCCCGAAGCACCAGCTAAAACAATCTGCTCAATATCTTGACTAGGAACCTCAAGCTTGGCCACCGGATAGGTATCTGCCCATGACCAAGGTTTATGGGGCTTACCGTCTTGTAAGGTCTGCTCCCAAGCGTTACTCAATAAGTGTTGGGCAAAAATAGCTTTGGCTTTGATGTAACCCGCCTGACCAAAAGCAACGAGGCTAATGGTCAGAAGGGCACAGATGATGCCGTATTTACGTAAGAAATTCATCATTGCGTTATATCCAATACTAGGCGTTATCGTAACGAGTTGTCCGACGACGATGAAGCATCAGCTGATAAGCCAGAGCTAACAGGAGCGACAGGGCGCCAATCAATAAGGCGATGTTGGCGATGGTGCCACCTTGTGGATAACCATGTTGTGCTTTAAAGCCTTTTGGCAAAGGGTTCTTTAAGCGCTGTTGCTTTAGCGCTTCTCGGACTCTAGCAGGTGTTTTATCGACAGCCACTAAGCTGGTGAAATCACTCACTAACTGAAAGTCGAGAGCTGTATCGATAACTTGCTGGCGCTTGTCATCATAACTTAAATCAAAGTTACTGTTGATGGAGGCAATTTTATGACGAGCCCATAACTTGGCGATGCCCTTGTCTTTTCCGTTCACGACAACTGGAATATTGCTAGACCAGTCATAAACATCTGACTTACCAGAAACTTTGAGGCTGACGGCATGATCTTTCGGGGTACGGTAGCTGACGAACAGGGGCTCACCGATATACAAGTCGCGCAAAACTTTAGGTTGAAGATCAATGTCGATTGCCTTAGCGCCAGTGAGCTTTAAGTCGGTAAGAGCCGGGTGGCGAAGTTTCATAAAGAGATCCTGAAGCTGTGTACGAACCTCGTTAACGTTACCAATATAAGTATAAGTACCACGACCAAAGTTAGCAGCTTTAGTCATAAAGTAGCTATTTGGTGCGGAGCCAATTCCTACAGTA
Proteins encoded:
- a CDS encoding class GN sortase, which gives rise to MMNFLRKYGIICALLTISLVAFGQAGYIKAKAIFAQHLLSNAWEQTLQDGKPHKPWSWADTYPVAKLEVPSQDIEQIVLAGASGRNLAFGPGHVLSSAKLTENGHVVLGGHRDTHFEFLQYLKVGDLLTLTNKKGEKIHYEITAFEVHHIEKDILYDRGDNQITLITCYPFNTLEAGGPLRYLVHAIKVSQTGKI
- the folA gene encoding type 3 dihydrofolate reductase — its product is MATSFNEENKPIISLIVAMANDRVIGKDNQMPWHLPADLKHFKAVTLGKPVIMGRKTHESIGMVLPGRKNIIISRNPDYRSDFHNEHCEVVTSLKAALELAHDQDEIMIIGGANIYGQMIDQADKLYLTFIDLDTDGDARFPDWTHHEWKEVSREKHQPDEKNKYHYQFVELCRLGKSEGLMLL
- the rppH gene encoding RNA pyrophosphohydrolase, which produces MIDADGFRANVGIIICNNQGQLLWTRRFGQTSWQFPQGGVHPGESAEQTMYRELYEEVGLEKDDVRILGSTQHWYKYRLPQRLIRQNSQPLCVGQKQKWFLLQLVSDESKIDFAATDHPEFDGFIWVNYWYPVRNVVNFKRDVYRSALSELMGPMFRFQMQGKTSHRPEKKHKKNGGSRHNKQEQASGGHDSGGNQQRQGNRRRRPRHPYRANNSNKESESS
- a CDS encoding DUF938 domain-containing protein, with amino-acid sequence MRRFSEACERNQGPILDVIKQYLTHSNEVLEVGSGTGQHAVWFAGAMPHLTWHTSDLPENHGSIIAWLEASELPNIRKPRTLNVGQRVWPVNQVDAIFTANTCHIMSWDRVKDLFDGASRVIKPGGNLLIYGPFNVNGHYTSESNQAFDAFLKEKDPESGIRDYDDMNRAARHNGFQLVERHEMPANNMLLAYQKSSSF
- a CDS encoding hotdog fold thioesterase: MSIWFKEPDLDEVNSWSEGTLLEHIGIEITNIGDDYLEGTMPADHRTFQPYKLVHGGANIVLAETLGSIGGMLTIDPDKYICVGQEVNGNHLRGVRSGVVRGRAQQVHGGSKSQVWEIKLYDSNDKLSCISRLTLAVVEKR
- a CDS encoding SAM-dependent methyltransferase; translated protein: MTNKKKGSYIAVSTGILLAGHISVRAKKVIEEADVVLSLMPHPLAENWLDSISREHISLQSYYSEGKHRKQSYSEMCERILEEVRKGKRVCGAFYGHAGVFACVPHDSIRLAQEEGYSAYMEPGISAEACLYSDLGIDPGSYGVQSYEASQFLFYSHQPNVVSYLLLWQVALAGELTAKTFKTNEQNVKALVDYLLHWYPPEHELILYEAAFLPLESIRKERVKLVDLPSIVLNLHTTLVVPPARKMNINNELVERLRVD
- a CDS encoding thymidylate synthase, translated to MKQYLDMMRHVLDNGEDKGDRTGTGTRSVFGYQMRFDLQEGFPLVTTKKLHLRSIIYELLWFLNGDTNIKYLKDNGVKIWDEWADENGDLGPVYGEQWRSWKKPDGTTIDQITNVLEQIKNNPNSRRLMVVAYNPGVADEMALPPCHSLFQFYVANGKLSCQLYQRSADIFLGVPFNIASYALLTHMMAEQAGLDVGEFIWTGGDTHLYSNHFEQAKEQLSRDPLPLPKLNIKRKPDSLFDYDFEDFEIVGYESHPHIKAPVAV
- the mutH gene encoding DNA mismatch repair endonuclease MutH; amino-acid sequence: MRYDDPNALLDYAQSFAGFTLGELCERYKEQIPQQLLHKKGWVGQFLEMILGATSGSLAQPDFPEIGVELKTLPIDELGRPLESTYVSVLPLINIHGLRWENSVVRHKLMHVLWIPIVASRDITIEDRQIGMPFLWNPTVEEEQTLKQDFEDVLDQVSMGNIEQVDARFGDILQVRPKAANSKALTDAIGPEGTVIRTLPRGFYLRPQFTKQCLQKQFN
- the lgt gene encoding prolipoprotein diacylglyceryl transferase → MDFPKIDPVMFEIGPIALHWYGFMYLLGFLAAWGLGTYRAKQPNSGWTAEQVSDFLFFGFIGVILGGRIGYVLFYGLEFWAKDALYIFKIWEGGMSFHGGLLGVIAAGWYFARKNKKPFFDVADFMVPLVPLGLMFGRIGNFINGELWGREASADFFLAIRFPQDPAGLLRHPSQLYQAIFEGLILFLIVWFYSAKPRPRKAVFSVFLIGYGVFRFGVEFFREPDAHLGKVISWLTMGQVLCIPMIAIGVYLLMKAYQEPKVQPNK
- a CDS encoding tetratricopeptide repeat protein, with translation MIERQGFSMLKLVLILMMLLCVTTVKAVENRNYTAELVEIEKTLLNDLPASRERLELIGQHKDNFSVKEKQHHQLLNAHLLFMMNDVDNAQVSLEDLASNTLSPDYDARKQMLLSAIYHHRGESVKAFMAVDRSLNLIEKLNSNRYKSKILIGAVGIYKDADLIEFALEYGRRAINLANESKDAETMCLASYEMGTIELLTKNYKMAENRLLTAKGYCDKEKIVIASYAIEYSLMQLNIETGKVDSAETIAKDLHSKVEIYGWDVLRSATKTLYGRLLLNKGELELAKNFGEAGYQIAKKVKDKKRIEKAAALLAEVYTELKDNDKAVNYYKEYMELNVQNKVRIRQRKLAFDIARRKQFDE
- a CDS encoding tetratricopeptide repeat protein, translating into MKPKNMVCAFVLIISTMVVNAERGDYFDALVTLERNMLNGNSYVKKRLQEMSQHQKKFTRLEKDFYQLLQAHHDYLSSNLEACKERLKPLIKKTNSIDIKAKANILLATADHVLGNHVESFIALDKAVKAVPNLTRQRYKASILQTAVGIYQQAELFEFALELARNLQVEATKLKHGEYLCIANYELGVIEQRTNQIKMAKQRLMLAVEHCKNNNSKIFEYVSTIALNEIKTNSGEYEASNQELKKILEPVNAIGWKNLMTQLNIAIAKNYVGMEDYHQAEKYARVAYNRATEGKDRRRLQIATEVLAHIYSSNGNKEKAIEYYKKFAELNSENKIKVRERKIAFDIARRVSQ
- a CDS encoding sulfite exporter TauE/SafE family protein, encoding MDAQILWLLAFVALGLFNGVLAGLLGIGGGMVIVPAMIWLSPQLGVPPEHVMHVALGTSMATICFIALSSARSHYKRGSVSLPLLKILIPGIAIGGLLGAVIAKYMNTEWLAWLFSIFAILVGIKLLSGVNPEAKGSKTGGRQRLPAGITMGAISSLVGIGGGSVVVPYLLYHKEKLVVAIGTAAACGLPLAIMAAIGYIVTGWGTEALPANHVGYVFWPAMVAIALGSMLTAPVGAYLTHKLPTKVIKRIFAVLLIIVAVKIIVDHI